In Desulfonatronospira thiodismutans ASO3-1, a single window of DNA contains:
- a CDS encoding histone deacetylase family protein → MAKTFIMYDQICKTHLAGSGHPENPARLDAIVSALQNEDQNSELVWQSPEPAREEDLFGNHEAGYVDLVRDSVAAGRHSLGYPDTGISNGSWDAALTAAGGLINAVDLVMEGKAANAFCPVRPPGHHARPGMGMGFCLFNNVALAARHAMKKYGLDRILVIDWDVHHGNGTQEAFYQEQEVFFFSTHQEAWFPFTGERHETGSGKGRGTNMNFPFSAGAGRDEILPAFTGHLVPTMDEYKPQLVLVSAGFDAMQGDLLGRFNLTEDDFARLTEIAMEIAGKHASGRLVSTLEGGYNLDGLARACAAHVKTLMQGG, encoded by the coding sequence ATGGCTAAAACATTTATTATGTATGATCAGATATGCAAGACCCACCTGGCCGGCAGCGGGCATCCCGAGAACCCGGCCAGGCTGGATGCCATTGTTTCCGCCCTGCAGAACGAGGATCAGAATTCTGAGCTGGTATGGCAAAGCCCTGAGCCGGCCCGGGAAGAGGACTTGTTTGGCAACCATGAAGCCGGTTACGTGGACCTGGTACGTGACAGCGTGGCCGCCGGACGCCACTCCCTGGGATATCCGGATACCGGTATAAGCAACGGTTCCTGGGATGCGGCCCTTACCGCCGCAGGAGGCCTCATAAACGCGGTGGACCTGGTCATGGAGGGCAAGGCGGCCAATGCCTTCTGCCCGGTGCGTCCCCCGGGGCATCATGCCCGTCCCGGCATGGGCATGGGTTTTTGCCTGTTCAACAACGTGGCCCTGGCTGCCAGGCATGCCATGAAGAAATACGGCCTGGACCGGATATTGGTCATAGACTGGGACGTACACCATGGAAACGGTACCCAGGAGGCCTTTTACCAGGAGCAGGAGGTGTTTTTCTTCAGCACCCACCAGGAAGCCTGGTTTCCTTTTACAGGGGAAAGACACGAAACCGGCTCCGGCAAAGGCCGGGGAACAAACATGAATTTTCCGTTCAGCGCCGGTGCGGGCCGGGATGAAATCCTGCCCGCCTTTACAGGGCACCTGGTCCCGACCATGGATGAATACAAGCCTCAGCTTGTTCTTGTTTCCGCCGGCTTTGACGCCATGCAGGGAGATCTCCTGGGCCGCTTCAACCTTACAGAGGACGATTTTGCCCGGCTCACCGAAATCGCCATGGAAATAGCCGGCAAGCATGCCTCGGGACGGCTGGTGTCAACCCTGGAAGGGGGGTACAACCTGGACGGTCTGGCCCGGGCCTGTGCAGCCCACGTAAAAACCCTTATGCAAGGCGGGTAA
- a CDS encoding molybdopterin biosynthesis protein: MDSQRSIYLKTISIDEALEKVLEEITPASLPGRESVPSQQALGRVTAGPVRARYSSPTFHSAAMDGVAVRAESTFTAREDNPVILEKGRDYVEINTGNPIPDGMDSVIMVEKINQEYEHSISIEQPAYPWQNVRRIGEDIVATELLLPRNHEISAYDIGVLLSGGIWEVDVYQQVGIHVIPTGDEVLDFTSRPDPSPGQVIESNSQVLAAMAQSWGCRFSRTAPVPDEPQKLEKALQEALDSQAHIVVIGAGSSAGSKDFTRRIIQEKGRLLVHGLKAMPGKPTVLGISHNNKILVGAPGYPVSSVICFEQILKPLVYHLSGKTPEEPVTVEARLTRKIPSRLGMEEFLRVSVGRVGEQYVATPLPRGAGMMTTLTKAQGMTRIPADLEGMQQDRMIEVQLLRRSREVNQVLVTVGSHDNTVDFLANELALFNPPVRLASTHVGSMGGITAIRRGTAHMAGIHLFDPETGDYNFPFLDKYAPDLDYRLINLAVRHQGLMVLPGNPRNIRSLQDLPRDDVEFVNRQKGAGTRILLDHHLQQADISPEKVKGYSNEEYTHMGIAVNVLSRTADCGLGIKAAAQALGLDFVPLARERYDLLIPEDFIQDDKVVQVMNLLHSRDFKAGIESLGGYETTLTGREMKPGMGL, from the coding sequence ATGGACAGTCAAAGAAGTATCTATCTCAAAACCATAAGCATTGATGAAGCACTGGAAAAGGTGCTGGAGGAAATTACTCCCGCCAGCCTGCCGGGCCGTGAATCCGTTCCCTCACAGCAGGCCCTGGGCAGGGTGACAGCAGGGCCGGTCCGGGCCAGGTATTCATCCCCCACCTTTCACAGCGCAGCCATGGACGGAGTGGCAGTAAGGGCCGAAAGCACCTTCACCGCCCGGGAGGACAACCCGGTGATACTTGAGAAAGGGCGGGACTATGTGGAGATAAATACCGGCAATCCCATTCCTGATGGTATGGACAGCGTTATCATGGTGGAAAAGATCAACCAGGAGTACGAGCACAGCATATCCATTGAGCAGCCGGCCTACCCCTGGCAGAACGTGCGCCGCATAGGCGAAGATATAGTGGCCACAGAGCTTCTGCTGCCCCGGAATCACGAGATATCCGCCTATGACATAGGAGTATTGCTCAGCGGAGGCATCTGGGAAGTGGATGTATACCAGCAGGTGGGCATCCATGTAATACCCACCGGGGATGAAGTCCTGGATTTTACATCCCGGCCGGACCCCAGTCCCGGACAGGTCATCGAGAGCAATTCCCAGGTGCTTGCCGCCATGGCCCAGTCCTGGGGATGCAGGTTCTCGCGCACTGCCCCGGTACCAGACGAACCACAAAAGCTGGAAAAGGCCCTGCAGGAAGCCCTGGACTCCCAGGCCCATATCGTGGTCATCGGGGCCGGTTCGTCGGCTGGCAGCAAGGACTTTACCCGCAGAATCATCCAGGAAAAGGGCCGGTTACTGGTGCACGGCCTCAAGGCCATGCCCGGCAAACCCACGGTGCTTGGCATCTCCCACAACAACAAGATCCTGGTAGGAGCTCCGGGATATCCAGTAAGTTCTGTAATCTGCTTTGAGCAAATATTAAAGCCCCTGGTTTATCATCTGTCGGGAAAAACCCCGGAAGAACCGGTGACTGTCGAGGCCAGACTGACCCGGAAAATACCCTCCAGACTGGGAATGGAGGAGTTTTTAAGGGTCTCTGTGGGCCGGGTGGGAGAACAGTACGTGGCCACTCCCCTGCCCAGGGGCGCGGGCATGATGACCACCCTGACCAAAGCCCAGGGCATGACCAGAATCCCTGCCGACCTGGAAGGGATGCAGCAGGACAGGATGATCGAGGTACAGCTTCTGCGCAGATCCCGGGAAGTAAACCAGGTGCTGGTAACCGTGGGCAGCCATGACAACACCGTGGATTTTCTGGCCAACGAACTGGCCCTGTTCAACCCTCCGGTCAGGCTGGCCTCAACCCACGTGGGCAGCATGGGCGGCATTACCGCCATCAGGCGGGGCACGGCGCACATGGCCGGCATTCATCTTTTCGACCCTGAAACCGGGGACTACAACTTTCCATTTCTGGATAAATATGCCCCTGACCTGGACTACAGGCTCATCAACCTGGCCGTCCGGCACCAGGGCCTGATGGTTTTACCGGGCAACCCCAGAAACATCCGCTCTCTGCAGGACCTGCCCCGGGATGACGTGGAATTCGTCAACCGCCAGAAGGGAGCAGGCACCAGGATCCTTCTGGATCATCATCTGCAGCAGGCGGATATTTCACCTGAAAAGGTGAAAGGCTACTCCAATGAAGAGTACACGCATATGGGGATTGCAGTAAATGTCCTGAGCCGGACCGCTGATTGCGGGCTGGGCATCAAGGCCGCAGCACAGGCCCTGGGTCTGGACTTTGTGCCCCTGGCCAGGGAGCGCTATGACCTGCTCATTCCTGAAGATTTCATCCAGGACGACAAGGTGGTCCAGGTAATGAATCTGCTGCATTCCCGGGACTTCAAGGCCGGGATTGAAAGCCTGGGCGGCTACGAAACCACCCTCACCGGCCGGGAAATGAAACCCGGCATGGGGCTTTAG